In the Malassezia vespertilionis chromosome 8, complete sequence genome, CTTCTCCCGCCATTGAGGACCGGATGTGGGGAGGATGCCCTTGTAGCTGGCTCCGTGGTGCAGCGTTGGTCATGCAGGAAACTGCAGTATATGGCCCGACGCTGGATTATGGCGAACATCCCCTTTTCTTTCTAGCTTGAGCGCATGTACTAACACGCACAGGCCCGCTGGATCAAAATCCTTTCGCGCGAATTTCCCACACTGGCATTCCATGCGTCGATTAATCATAGTTTCGGAAAAGGAAGCCTGATTCAGCTCTTGCGGCAGTTCAGCGTGCTTCACACAGACAAGAAACAGATCAGCGTCGGTTTTATCGGCTACCCAAACACGGGCAAGAGCTCCATTATCAACACCTTGAAAAAGAAAAAGGTATGCAACGTCGCGCCAATTCCGGGCGAGACAAAGGTATGGCAATATATCTCGctcatgcgccgcatctaCCTGATCGACTGCCCAGGCATCGTCCCTGTGAGTGCGCACGACTCGGAGACAGGGACTGTGCTGAAAGGCGTCGTACGTGTGGAAAACCTCGAAACTCCGAGCGAGCACATCGCCTCGCTACTCAGCCGCGTCAAGCCAGAGTATATCAAACGTACCTACCACCTCGATGCATGGCACGACGCCGAAGATTTCCTCTCGCAACTCTCGCAGCGAATGGGCAAGCTACGCAAGGGCGGCGAACCCGACCTGGATGTGAGCGCCAAGATGGTACTCAATGACTGGATTCGCGGCAAGATCCCCTTTTTTGTTCCTCCACCGCTTCTGCCGGCTCGTAAGGAGGAAGAGCACGGCGGAAAGCGTGTGCGTGGTGTAGAGCAACCGATCCGGCAGATTCCTGTTGTGCCCAAGTTCTCTGCAGAAGACGCACAAGGTGGCGTGCCAGAGGACTTTGTGCGTGAAGATGCGCCAGAGCCGGAAGCGGCTGAtgcggaagaagaagacgaaggtgacgacgacgacagCAACGACGACAGCGACGACAACGGCAAAGATGTCGAAGATGTCGAGATCGATTTGGATGCCAGtgacgacgacgacttTGAGGGCCTGACGTGGGACGATGTATTCAACCCTGCAAAAGAAAAGGCCAAAGAAACGTCtacgaagcgcgccgtcaACGATGAGCCGCGCGAAAAGCCTTCTAAAGAGCCGCGCATGACTACGAGCAAACGCAAAGCTGAGAACTATTACACGCACGCGAATGTCAAGAACAAGAGCCGCAGCAAGCAAGCAGGGCTGCGCGAAGCAAGCGCAAatcgcgagcgcgagcacaGCAGTCGTATCGGTGCCAACAAGAAAACTGGCCGGACAGCGGCAcccaagcggcgcaagtaGCATTGTACAATAGATGGCAAACATTCGATGCAGTGCATTGTAGGAGAGCAAGCTTTTTGTGCTAACGTCTGCAGTTCTACAAGCTACATGCGCTCCAATGGCGTAATGGTCAGTAGACGCAGTGCGCTGCCTAGCACGtcctttgcgcagcggtaGAGCCAGAGTCGGACCATGGCATCGTCGTGCTCCTGATTCTTTACGATCAGTTTCTCCCATGCGGAGCTGATCGCATGCGTAAGCTTGAAGCAGAAAGTGACAATTGTCGACGCCTGGTGATCCCTGCTCGCCGTCTTGACAACGTCTGGCCAGGAGGCAAGAATCCAGACGAGCTCTACAGCTTCTGGAGAAATGAGTCGCTCAGTACGCATCGTGCTTATGTCGAGATCCTCGGTAGGAAGAACAAGTCCATCCGCCGCATTAATGCGCTCGACGGAGCAGAGACGGACGTGGTTGTATTGCAGATACGGCCCCGTATCGCCTTCAAACGAAAACATCCTGCTCCAGTCAAAGCTATAGTTGTTGATACGCTTGCCAGCCATGTCCTGAATCTTGACGGCAGTCATACCGACAATGTCCGCAGTGCGCTCGGGATCCTCGAGCTGAGCATATTTCTCCTCGTTCTTCTGCATCACCTCGAGCATCTTCTGCTTGGTCTCGTTGAGAATGTGGTCCAGGAAAACAGTGGTGCCTTTGCGCGTGGACATGCCCTGCACCATACCAAAGTTgatgtgcagcagcgcgttCTTGTCTTTCTGTGCCCAAGGCAAGCCCATAAGCTCAAGCACCTTGAAGAACTGCGCGGTATGCAAATCCTGTTGCGTGGCAATCACATACACCATCTTGTCAAAGCCATCATAGCGCTcgtagcgctgctgcgcctcgacaaTGTCGCGGGTGATGTAAAGCGGAGTGCCGTCTTTGCGCTCCACGACTGCTTTTTCGAGCTTGTATGGCGTGAGAtccacaagcagcgcgccgttctCCTCGCGCGTCGTGAAATCGGCGTCGCGGAGGATGCCGAGCATCTTCTCCAGACCCTCCTTGGAGACTTTTGACTCACCAGTGTACTCGTCAAAGTGGATATTCAAGCGCGCATACGTCTCCTCGTACTTTTTGATGGACAGGCTGCGGAACTTTTCCCACTCGACCAAGTACTCCTTGTTGCCGTCTTCCATACCCTTGAaaaatgcacgcgcctcgtcgtGAATCTTTTCGCCCTCGCCCTCGCCCTGCTCGGCGAGTTTGTTGATGGCCACATAGACTTCGTAGAGATGCTGTACGGGATCATTCAGCAGTGCTTCCTCGCTACCAAAGCGGCGCCACCCAAGAGCCAGCAGGCCAAACTGCTTGCCCCAGTCGCCCAAATAGTTCAGTCGGAACACGCTCCAGCCATTTGCCTCGTACAGGTTGGCCAAAAACGCGCCGATAatcgtgctgcgcaaatggcCAGCATGGAATGGCTTCGCAATGTTGGGAGAGGAAAACTCGATCAGCACTTTTTTTCCTTTGCCAGACTTGTTCGAACCGTACGACGGCTGCTTTTGGCCGTCGGCGTcaagtgccgcgccgtcgccataCGTCATCGCGTGGATCGTGGAGAGGGTAAGGGGGATCAGCGTGTCCGTTCGCACATGGAACTCAACTGCAGGGCCGTTTGCAGATACGCGCTCAATGTATTCGTTCGGCTTGAACGCCTCCAGCACGCTGGCTTTCAGCTCGTCCACCTTGGTCGGCAGGCGAAAGCGCGGCAGGACGACTTTATAATCGCAGCCTTTTCCGCCCATTGCAACCGCAAGAAACACATCATTCAGCGGCACACCCAAAATCTGGGAAAGCTGGTCCGCAATAGCCAAGCGAAATGCgtcctgcggcgccgtgccaGGATCAGTTCCTTCCAGcttcggcagcggcggaaGACGGTGAAAGAATGGCACACCGGAAAAACCCGTGCTCGACGGTATCGGTGGGCTACTCATATTTGTGTGCTTGAAACGCTGCGTAAGACAAACACCTCTCCTCGCCAGCCGAAAAATGCGTGCAGCAGACACGGTGGATGCAGCGGAGAAGGCAAGGCCGCCAAAAAAGGctatatcacgtgacacGCGCGTGTTTcggtcggcgcgccgtgtcgTTCTCTATGAGCCGCGCGGAGCATCGCAAGATTGGGCACCTTCCCACGCCGGGAGGCGCCCAcgaagcagcgcatggcgcaTCACAGTCGCCGCCGAAGAGTGCGGAacgctcgctgcgcttgacACCGCTTGTATCGCGCACATGGGACGCGACATTGGACGAGTCTCCACTTACAGGCAGCGGactgcgcgacttggcgaTGCCGGCGCACTTGAAGGCATCGCCGATACATACGCGCCCTACGCGTGCATCGTCTATAGGGCAGAGCATGCATGAAATTGTCGAGCAGgatgaggacgaggagaaTTTCGATTATGCGTCGGGCAGCACACAAGAGGACTCGGACCAAGACAGCGTTGCGTCTGAGAAGGCCGTTGAacatgcaccgccgcccaCGTCGACGCCTGCACGTCCACGATCCACTCCGCACCGCACTTCTCCCTCACAGGCCCCGTCGTATTACGAAGAGATTGACTTTGACAAAATTACCGATCCGTTTACCGatacgcggcgcgcgtatATGCGTGGAAGTACGCAGACACCAGCACCGGAGCGCACCATTGCACCCCCATTAATCTCACGTGTACCTGCACCGAAACGCGTTTTCccgcatgcgccgtcgccataCCGGACAAGCcgtgcatcgctcgcaTCCACACATAGTCCCGACGTACGTGCCGAGCTTGACCAGGGCCTCTTGCCCAGTATAccacgcgcggcagcaTCGGAGCACGAGGTGTTGCAGTCTGCCCCCATGCCGAGTTCGCACAGTGCATCGAGTCCCCACAAGAGCATACGCGCCACGTTGAGCCCCTACAAAAGcccacgcgccgctccgaGTCCCTCCAAAAGCatacgcgccgctccgAGTCCCCACAAGAGCCCACGCACCGCTCCGAGCCCCTCCAAAAGCatacgcgccgctccgAGTCCCCACAAGAGCCCACCGCGCACAAACACTGCAACGCCTCGtgtgccgacgccgcgcctAGCCCCTGCCCCCACCCCCacgcctcgagcagcaccAGAGCCCATGATAAAACGCGCGCCAATTGCCCGGCGATCCAGCGTTGCAGTGCAGTCGCGATCCAACCGCCTCCTAACTGCCGAGCTCCTGAAATGGAAAGCGCGGTacgccgagctggaagaAGAAATGGTTGAACTGCAGGCCAAGCTTGAAGACATGCACTACAGCGCAGATGCGTCAGAGTATACAGAGCTTGAGGCTGAAGTacgggcgctgcggcaaggCCGCGAAAGCGACCGTCGCGCTATGCGGCAGCGAGTCCGCGCATTGGAAACCCACATTAATGACGTCAAAGTCGAGTAcgatgcgcggcactggcgccTCTTGACCGATACGCCAGATCGGATTGCGGACCTTGATGCTGCACCAGTACAGCTCATCATCCAGCAGAACCGCATTATACAGCTCGAGAGCGAAAAAGCAGCGGTGAAGCGTACCTTGGAGGAAACGCGCGAGCAGGCAGCCTTTTTGCTCGGATTGTACAAGTGGCGCGcggagcaggcgcgtggAAGTGCGAGCCGCGTAACAGCGGCAGATACACAAGTTATGCACACGCACATGGCTGAGATGGAACACAAGCTTGCACAAGAagtcgaggcgcgccgcgcggcagaacgcgcgctggccgaacatgccggcgctgcggcggcagaagcgctgctcgacggGCCGAGTCGTTCTATGGAGTCACGTCCTACTCCAAAACCCCGTGTACGTGTAACTACCTACTTACCCCAGGGACGTCCACGCAAACGGCCCGAAGAGCGTTCGAGCTCGCCGCTGCCCGTGCCTACGCTGGAGGCGTTTGGCATCAATGCGGAAGAGACACGCGACCACACAACCCCGCCGCacgaagcgccgcttgtgccgGGAGCGACACCGATGCTTCACCGCACAGGTGCACCTACGGAAGCTGTGCTCGATGCGGAAGCGACGCCTGTGCTCGGCGGGCCAAGCGATGCTTCGCCCGGCGTGCGAAAAAAAAAACGCAAGCTACTCAATGCGGGGCCAGGTTTTTTCAGGCTGAACGAGGCGGCGGATACGCTTTCCCCTGGCCTCGACTTGCCCACGGAACTCTCTCCGCTCAAGCTCAAGTAGCCTTATCTCGATAAGGAACGATTGCGAGCTCGATAGCGCTGCCTCGATAgcacctccacatttgCCGCGATAGGCTCCCTGCTGCAAGCAGGTCCATGGCCCCTCCACATCCTCTCTGCCCCACTTGTTATCGCGCCGTTTGTCACGGCTTCCACCATGACGCTCTTGGATCATTTTCCGTGGGCAAAGCACAAGCCTTCCGAAGAACCAACTACGCCGCAAGAACGTGGACGCCCGCTTGTTTCTTCGGGtcgcggcggtgctggaAATGTACGTTATGTTGTTTCACTAACGCTAGATTCGCGTAGCGAGCAAGCAAGCTGAAAACGATACGCCTCCTCCCCAGTTCCGCATCGCGAATGCACATGTCGGTCGTGGCGGTGTAGGGAACGTCCGATCTCCGTCGCGCGATCCACTGGAACGCGCCAAGTTGGACCAGGAGGAACAGCACAATATGCAAGTCGAGGACCAGCTCCAagaggagcagctgcgtaACCGGGTACACTTGCTTGGACGTGGCGGCTCGGGGAATCTGCCTCGAAATATATCCCCCGCAGATGAGCAGCGTGGACGTACCATGTCTCCGGCACGTGGCAAGTTGCCAAGCATGCTCCGCTccatgtcgcgctcgcgctcgagggAACCGAGCGAGGTGGTTGGTAATGATCCGTTACGTGCAGAGGCACGGTCAACATCGACACTGGATCAGGTTTTAGAATCGACTACAGAAGAATAGCAGTTGTAGTGCACTATGTATTCATGTTATCGTCCGAGGCTTGGCCTGGGACGGGCTGCGCACTGCTGAAGGCTGGATGGAGCGAGATGGGTATCATTTTTGGCGCAGTGCGGTGTGCTGTGCGAAACTTTTTAAAGTTGGGGGtatcgctcggcgcatgggGCGTTGGGCGAGCGCGGAGGAGCGGCACAAAGCGCACCTGAAAAAAGGCGgggcgcgcaagtcgcgtCCACTCCATGGACGCAGGCGGGGCATCTTGTTCTGCGGCTTGAGGAAAAGGTACAGGGGGAGTCGGCGTTGTGTGCTGTGCTGGCTCGTGAGGCATGTCGTGCATTGGCGGAACAGGCGTGGTGGGAGATTCGGTGGCTGTGCATGCCATACTGTCCTGTGCATCCAGCATGCAACGATACTTGGCGCTCGAAGGCAGCGCACTCGATTGGGATACACCTAAAATCTCATCCATCAAATCGACTCTGTGTCGCGACCCTGCATGGCGTACAAgtggcttgcgcgcgctaGGCGCTATGGTCGTGTGCACAGCAGTGGGAGATGGGTTGGAGAAAGCCGGAGCAGGACTGGCCTCGGCAATTGCTTGGCGCGTAGGAGGCGTATGTACAGGCGTAGAGTGCGCCGGCACAAAAGGCATGCCCATGGCACTGGGTGCATCCTTGGACGTCGGGTGCGCTGTATTTGTATCCAGCTGGCCATGCTCGACGTGGCCCTCGTGGGAGATCGCCACTGATTCTGCCTCGTCCCACAAGTCGTCCTGCCACGAAACCTCTTGCTCCGCATCCAATGCAAGCGAAAAACTATCTCCTCCAGGCTGCGTGGGAGGAAACGCTTCCTGCTCTGCGCGTGTCTCTAACAATGTATCCACCgtgatgcgctgcgtgcgcggcaagggACGCCGTGTTTGTGTCTGCGTCGCCTCGACAAGCACCGTCGTATCCTCCTCAACACCTGGATCTTTTTCAAAAACAGTTTTCCCCTCGAGAATGCATTCGGAGATCAAAGAAGGCCCTTGAGCAAGTATGGGTATATGCAATTTCtcgcttgcagcggcggcaagtTCGACTGTCGCCGGCGCCAGTCCTGCATCGCACAGCATGTACacaccgcgccgcagcactGGAGCACGCATCCCATCCCAATGCACAtcggcacgcgcacgcactgcaGTAAGCATCAACATCATCCCTTGGCGGTCTAGCGGGCTGCTTTGCATCGCGTGAATGGAAACGTGTGCCTCtgctgccgctgcaagcTCTGCAAGATCCGTATCCCGTCGCTCCTCACGCTCTACAATAAGGACCAATGCCGTGCCGCGAAACAAGGCGGCACGACGGCCTGacggcgcgagcagcgctgctgggATTTGCTCCGCGCTCGGCAGCTGCGGATCTGGCGGTGGAAGAAAGAGAGACACGGATGGCATGCTCCACACACGCATGGATGCACATGCATATATGGCATCAAGGAATGCAGCTGTCACAAGCGGAAGTCCACGCACAAGGGCAAGTAGTTGCGTCTTGGTGGGGCGCACATGTGGAATACAGAGATGCGTACAGCCCGCGTCTAAGCCGTGCTTTGCAGATACAAGATGTATCCCAAAAAGGGCTGCTTGCtcctgcgcgctgcttgacaAGAGCGACGGAGAACGCAAATAGCCTAGTGCGAGCTGCACCCATTCTACCTCAGCATACGTATCGGCAAAAAGCCGAATCCGTGCGCCACTTTTAAGAGGGAGCGGCGTCTCGACGCgaacgcgctgctcgattCTGTTCCGCCCGCGATAACTCTCAACAacggcgccgctcttgcTGCCAGAATGCATTGTCCATGAGATGCTAGGCTGGAAGGTTGTGTCTTGGACACGGTCTTGCGGCATCGCTCCAATGGTCAGGACGCCGGCCATGCGGCTGATCCTGAATATCGGGATACATAAATCAGTAGCCCCTTCTTTGCGGCCCAGTGTGTAAGAGCGGCCCGTATgcaggatgcgcgccgTAGGCTGCGCCTCTTCTCCGTCAAACCACGCGCGGACAAGCCACATGCCCTAGAGAGTCAACCTCCACATTTCCGGCGACTCTAGCCCTGTTTCCACGATTGACACACACAAAGGGTATGTTTCGCTGGCAATCGAGTGTGGAAAGCGCACCTGTTTTTGCGCATGGTACCATTGCTTACACAAGTCGGACCGTTTTGGGAGACGTGTATTTCGTACACACGCGAGCACTAGAAGTGGTATGCTAGAATAGGTAGTCTATGGACCAGGCAGCAAAACACAGCGAGCGATGTAATAGATGGGAGTATGCTGGTAAGGTACGCAGTACACAGCTGATAAAGGTCTATTGCATACGATGTAGTGGCGAAGTCTTTTGCCAAGATGCACTTGGAGGATGTAGCGATTGCGTTATGCGATTCGATGCTACCATTTTACAGCGCATGTTCGCCTCCTTTATGTGTGTTGCGATTGGCTGAATTTGTGCACTGGCCAAGTCACGTAACCCTTTTTGGCTACCTGGACCCTTTTTttctttttttttctttAATCAATAAACACGTGAACGTAATCGATACGCTTCGAGAAAATGTAGAATGAAGGCGCACAAACTGTAAACTACATTGGTTTCTTCCTTTCCGTTTTTCCACTGTTCCAATATGTTGCCAAACTGGGTCCGTGGTGGCTCCACTACTCCGCGCAGCTCCAAATCGCCCAAGTCGCCAACAAAACAACGAGTGAAGGATTATATCGAGCAGATTTGCATGTCGGAGGAGAATGTGTACGACATGGCCGTCACCCAGGAGTTTGTCAACTTCATCAATGAAAATGGTGGCAACGTGCCTGCCGAAGTTGCCCACCAGCTTATCAAGCGCGTTACGCCTACGCGCTACCAACACAGCCTGCGTGCCTCCAAGATCCTCGACGTGCTGGTGCAAAAGTGTGGCTACCCGATGCATTACCAGGTGGCCACTGTCCCCTTTTTGCGTGCGATGACCGACTTTGACTTTTACCAAGGCCAGATTGTGAAGAACAGTGTGTTGAACTACAACATGTTCCTCCTGCATATGTGGTATAACACTTGGGCAGACAAcccgcgcgtgcgcgacgacttTGTCAACGTCAAGTCGTTCCACGACGCTGTTCAGGCCCGTGGCATCCGCTTTCCTCCGGAAGACCCCGCTACGGTGGCGAAACTCAACGCAATGTACAATGTACAAACTCCTCAGGAGGAGGCGAAGCTGGAACGCTTAATCAAGAAGGTCAAATTCAACAGCTTCCTTTCCAAAGGCGACAAGCACGATATGCACTTGGCGCAAAAGCTTATTGAAGAGCTTTTGGCGGAGCGTGATGCATAATTTTTTTTCATTGCACTAAGAATATCTTAATactgctgctgctcttCCTAATTTGGTAGTCTTATGTTCGCCAGGGCCcaagcgctggcgcggTAGCTCTTCTATTCTTTTGTATCGATGCGTCGTAAATAGACTTTCCGATCGGCGCTCACTTCATTAAGgtcgagcgcaaagcaagcgcgccaatcAAATCGCACCTTCTGGATTtacgcacacgcacctCACTACGTTGCAGAGCATCATGGTGTTCTTTTGGTCGGCGGAGCGTGAGCCGGACTCTGCTACGGAACGCGAAGTACTCGACTATATTTGTGCGCACCCATGCAGAGACTTACGTAGCTCGTATATGCCAAGCAGAGGGGAAAGTGGACCAACTCCCGCTCACGCAAGACTTTGTTAATTATGTCAACGTAAAAGGGTGCAATGTGTACGTTGCTGCGCTACTAACGCTAGTCCTATCGAAGTGATGACGCTTTTGTCCATACGTATGGATCCCTCTGACTCGTCAAGACACAGCGTCCGTGCATCCAAAGTACGTTAGAAGGTCTACTCACACTGCTCGCCGATGttcttgtgcagcgctgcggtTATCCAATGCATGTACAAGTCGCAAAAGACTCATTTCTGCAAGTTATGTCGAGGTTTTCATTTCATCAGGGCAGAATTGTACGCAATAGTGTCCTCGAGTACAACATGTTCCTTCTGCACATGTGGCAGTTGACTTGGGCGAGCCATCCTCGCGTGCGGGACGACTTTACGAACATACACGCGCGTTATCAACGTGTGAAAGCGCAAGGTACGTCCCACATTCTCTGACCAAAGGCATACGGTTCCCGAAAGAGGATGCAGAGACTGTAAAGACACTGAACGCGATTGTATGTCCACTGCATTGTTTACGCCAGTATGAAAGCACGACGCCTGAAGAAGAGGAACAGATTGTGAACTCAATACAGCGAGGCGTATGTACCATTGCAAGGCTCTGACACCAGAAATTGCAAGAGCTCGTGCGGCGTAGCGAGTGGGACGACAGGGTGAAGGCGCAAAAGATCATGCGAGAGTTGTTGGGCGCTTCGGGGAGCAGCAAGGGCGTGAATGGAACCACGGAACCTATTATGCCGTACCCTCCGCCGTCGGTCCCGCACCCAGGTGAGGCTGAAGCCGCGACGGACAGTGGAGCAgcgagtgcagcgcaagagcaCCCACGTACGGATACGCAAAAATTGGCGCTCAAATCTGACAGCGAAGAGCTTGTTGCGCATGCGGTACCCATTGAAACAATGTCGCGCCCAGATCTAGCCCTGCCGACCGAAGTAGATACCGACGTGGTCTCGAGTGCGGACGCCGCGCCCTTTTCTCAGGATACAGCGGCCAGAGACGAATTTTTGGAATATACTACATGGCCCCCAGAACCGCGTCTTGTGCCACTGACCAACGAGGATCCCGACAGCTTGGACCCTGACAACAGTACCAACGAGTGGTTGCAGTAGCCACTTGCTTGCCATAGCACCTTCCTCGCCTCCACATACACGTGTATAATCAACAGATCAATGTCCGTGCGAACTTGCGGAGAACGATGTTGGAGGGAAAGCACTGTGTGCTTGACCTCGACAGATTCTGTGCGTACACGCCCTTGTTAAGCAAGAATGGAAAACTGGTTGTGGAGATCTTCGTGGGTAGGTTTATCCAACACTGACCGAGACCGCTGTTGCGACGTTAGCACCGATACGCTCTGCATGTCGCGTGTAGCAGAGTTTGTAGCCTATATccgctcgagcacggccTTTGTGTGCGTATACATTCAGCTGACAATAGCGCGTTTGAAGCTGCATACACAGTGCTGGGCAAAATTATCGCGTGTGACTACCCCGGCACTCtgcggcatcgcgcggcgatcctTGCATCCGAGGTATGTGCACGGCGTACTCACATCAGCTGCTGAATATACTGGTGCA is a window encoding:
- the SYR1 gene encoding arginine--tRNA ligase (EggNog:ENOG503NVK0; COG:J) — protein: MSSPPIPSSTGFSGVPFFHRLPPLPKLEGTDPGTAPQDAFRLAIADQLSQILGVPLNDVFLAVAMGGKGCDYKVVLPRFRLPTKVDELKASVLEAFKPNEYIERVSANGPAVEFHVRTDTLIPLTLSTIHAMTYGDGAALDADGQKQPSYGSNKSGKGKKVLIEFSSPNIAKPFHAGHLRSTIIGAFLANLYEANGWSVFRLNYLGDWGKQFGLLALGWRRFGSEEALLNDPVQHLYEVYVAINKLAEQGEGEGEKIHDEARAFFKGMEDGNKEYLVEWEKFRSLSIKKYEETYARLNIHFDEYTGESKVSKEGLEKMLGILRDADFTTREENGALLVDLTPYKLEKAVVERKDGTPLYITRDIVEAQQRYERYDGFDKMVYVIATQQDLHTAQFFKVLELMGLPWAQKDKNALLHINFGMVQGMSTRKGTTVFLDHILNETKQKMLEVMQKNEEKYAQLEDPERTADIVGMTAVKIQDMAGKRINNYSFDWSRMFSFEGDTGPYLQYNHVRLCSVERINAADGLVLPTEDLDISTMRTERLISPEAVELVWILASWPDVVKTASRDHQASTIVTFCFKLTHAISSAWEKLIVKNQEHDDAMVRLWLYRCAKDVLGSALRLLTITPLERM
- the GGA2_1 gene encoding ARF-binding protein (COG:U; EggNog:ENOG503NV9I); translation: MLPNWVRGGSTTPRSSKSPKSPTKQRVKDYIEQICMSEENVYDMAVTQEFVNFINENGGNVPAEVAHQLIKRVTPTRYQHSLRASKILDVLVQKCGYPMHYQVATVPFLRAMTDFDFYQGQIVKNSVLNYNMFLLHMWYNTWADNPRVRDDFVNVKSFHDAVQARGIRFPPEDPATVAKLNAMYNVQTPQEEAKLERLIKKVKFNSFLSKGDKHDMHLAQKLIEELLAERDA
- a CDS encoding uncharacterized protein (EggNog:ENOG503PMF3) — its product is MWLVRAWFDGEEAQPTARILHTGRSYTLGRKEGATDLCIPIFRISRMAGVLTIGAMPQDRVQDTTFQPSISWTMHSGSKSGAVVESYRGRNRIEQRVRVETPLPLKSGARIRLFADTYAEVEWVQLALGYLRSPSLLSSSAQEQAALFGIHLVSAKHGLDAGCTHLCIPHVRPTKTQLLALVRGLPLVTAAFLDAIYACASMRVWSMPSVSLFLPPPDPQLPSAEQIPAALLAPSGRRAALFRGTALVLIVEREERRDTDLAELAAAAEAHVSIHAMQSSPLDRQGMMLMLTAVRARADVHWDGMRAPVLRRGVYMLCDAGLAPATVELAAAASEKLHIPILAQGPSLISECILEGKTVFEKDPGVEEDTTVLVEATQTQTRRPLPRTQRITVDTLLETRAEQEAFPPTQPGGDSFSLALDAEQEVSWQDDLWDEAESVAISHEGHVEHGQLDTNTAHPTSKDAPSAMGMPFVPAHSTPVHTPPTRQAIAEASPAPAFSNPSPTAVHTTIAPSARKPLVRHAGSRHRVDLMDEILGVSQSSALPSSAKYRCMLDAQDSMACTATESPTTPVPPMHDMPHEPAQHTTPTPPVPFPQAAEQDAPPASMEWTRLARPAFFQVRFVPLLRARPTPHAPSDTPNFKKFRTAHRTAPKMIPISLHPAFSSAQPVPGQASDDNMNT
- the NOG2 gene encoding GTPase required for pre-60S ribosomal subunit nuclear export and maturation (EggNog:ENOG503NUVV; COG:S); the protein is MAPKKDKSGEKSGIKAVKGENFYRDAKAAKRVKLLTKHSSATKATRDRHGNVLKAAEFQSSDAAPGRVQPDRRWFNNTRVIGQDALDHFRTALGAKASDPYSFVLRRNKLPMSLIQEPAQGKAPLLTTVEPFQQTFGPGAQRKRPRLEMGMSSFTDLAASSSERAEQEDEKQAAWEAKLAGVGLVSADREIPLESSEREHISLPEELYSAPVQRGRSEPVYSKGQSRRIWGELYKVIDSSDVILHVLDARDPMGTRCRNVEKHVREETPHKHLVYILNKVDLVPTWVTARWIKILSREFPTLAFHASINHSFGKGSLIQLLRQFSVLHTDKKQISVGFIGYPNTGKSSIINTLKKKKVCNVAPIPGETKVWQYISLMRRIYLIDCPGIVPVSAHDSETGTVLKGVVRVENLETPSEHIASLLSRVKPEYIKRTYHLDAWHDAEDFLSQLSQRMGKLRKGGEPDLDVSAKMVLNDWIRGKIPFFVPPPLLPARKEEEHGGKRVRGVEQPIRQIPVVPKFSAEDAQGGVPEDFVREDAPEPEAADAEEEDEGDDDDSNDDSDDNGKDVEDVEIDLDASDDDDFEGLTWDDVFNPAKEKAKETSTKRAVNDEPREKPSKEPRMTTSKRKAENYYTHANVKNKSRSKQAGLREASANREREHSSRIGANKKTGRTAAPKRRK